In Musa acuminata AAA Group cultivar baxijiao chromosome BXJ2-8, Cavendish_Baxijiao_AAA, whole genome shotgun sequence, one genomic interval encodes:
- the LOC135581194 gene encoding RNA pseudouridine synthase 6, chloroplastic-like, with translation MAPAAAIFSSVLSNALLSPIWASRYWRNALLPPVALASVLTSASDHKNHHRSRKEHCWVVRRKASIAYSSLAKAVTTTVSSSPAHGYPEYDRLLPCPFQNESPRVEHLVVLEGGLVLDWISKALDLPPLFVADLIHFGAVHYALVCPKPPPTATPKQIQIYKEVTEPSVLQKRSSIKGKTVREAQKTFRVADANQFVEAGTYLRVHVHPKRFPRCYEIDWKSRIIAVTSTYVVLDKPAATSVGGTIDNIEECCAMFASRALGFDTPLRTTHQIDNCTEGCVVLARTKDFCSEFHGMIREKRVKKLYLALAAAPVPVGIITHYMRPVNTAPRLVSEDIIGGWHLCQLEVLECKEVMWPAAKVMETHNVEDCGWPFKKVAYECKINLLTGKTHQIRAQFAAIGAPIVGDSMYIPSVMAKTANPSINPFDRKWKEYATEDEKMAAIEQWIAQHGKEPYAAIGLQASHISWDDGNCSYEAGAPWWRSTEQ, from the exons ATGGCACCTGCAGCGGCTATTTTCTCTTCCGTCTTGTCCAATGCATTACTGTCGCCTATATGGGCATCTCGCTATTGGCGGAATGCTCTATTGCCCCCCGTAGCCCTTGCTAGCGTGCTAACCAGTGCCTctgatcacaagaatcatcaccgGAGTAGAAAAGAACACTGCTGGGTGGTGAGAAGAAAGGCCTCCATTGCCTACTCCTCGTTAGCAAAGGCGGTGACCACCACTGTGAGCAGTTCTCCAGCTCATGG GTATCCAGAATACGATCGTTTGCTCCCTTGTCCATTTCAAAATGAGTCTCCAAGAGTTGAGCACCTTGTAGTCTTAGAAGGAGGACTTGTTCTTGATTGGATATCTAAAGCTTTGGATCTTCCTCCTTT GTTTGTTGCAGATCTTATCCATTTTGGGGCAGTGCATTATGCACTGGTCTGCCCAAAGCCGCCTCCAACTGCAACTCCCAAACAAATTCAAATCTATAAAGAAGTAACAGAGCCTTCGGTTTTGCAGAAGAGATCATCCATTAAGGGGAAAACTGTGAGAGAAGCCCAGAAAACTTTTAGAGTTGCTGATGCAAATCAATTTGTTGAAGCAGGAACTTACTTACGTGTGCATGTGCATCCAAAACGCTTCCCAAG GTGCTATGAAATTGATTGGAAATCGAGAATCATAGCAGTTACCAGTACTTATGTCGTcctcgacaaacctgctgcaacttCA GTAGGAGGAACAATAGATAACATTGAAGAATGCTGTGCAATGTTTGCTTCTCGTGCTTTAGGCTTTGATACTCCTCTGAGGACCACCCATCAGATAGACAACTGTACAGAGGGCTG TGTTGTGTTGGCTAGAACAAAGGACTTTTGCTCTGAATTTCATGGAATGATCAGG GAAAAAAGGGTGAAAAAATTGTATCTTGCTCTTGCTGCTGCACCTGTACCTGTTGGAATAATTACCCATTACATGCGTCCAGTGAATACTGCTCCAAGATTAGTTTCAGAAG ATATCATTGGTGGATGGCATCTCTGTCAACTGGAAGTTTTGGAATGCAAGGAGGTTATGTGGCCTGCTGCTAAAGTTATGGAAACCCATAATGTTGAAGATTGTGGGTGGCCCTTTAAAAAAGTTGCCTATGAAtgtaaaatcaatcttttgactgGTAAAACTCATCAG ATCAGAGCACAGTTTGCCGCCATTGGTGCGCCTATTGTGGGGGACTCGATGTACATCCCATCTGTTATGGCCAAAACGGCTAATCCTTCAATCAACCCATTTGATAGAAAATGGAAGGAATATGCTACTGAGGATGAGAAGATGGCAGCTATAGAACAATGGATCGCACAGCATGGGAAAGAACCTTATGCAGCTATCGGTCTTCAGGCTTCCCATATCTCATGGGATGATGGCAATTGTTCTTACGAGGCTGGTGCGCCATGGTGGAGATCAACAGAGCAATAA
- the LOC135620110 gene encoding probable glycosyltransferase STELLO1, which yields MLVQDRATPKSSKPSSPPLILPSSHHGDHRRFAPAKSLDFSTWAFDNLYKILAVCFLAATVAALFFLRSAGDTAALLCFDKTRSASSSTGGGIPYPRISWNSVPPIKPLDPSASPYASFRSDRWIVVSVSTYPTDSLRALARTKGWQLLAVGNSATPSDWSFKGAIFLSLDQQARLGFRTVDYLPYNSYVRKSIGYLYAIQHGAKVIFDADDRAEVVGGDLGKHFDLDLVGEAAAPKHPILLQYSHADPNRTVVNPYVHFGQRSVWPRGLPLENVGEVEREAFYTEVYSGRQFIQQGLSNGLPDVDSVFYFTRKSSGLESFDIRFDDDAPKVALPQGMMVPVNSFNTIFHAQAFWGLMLPVSISSMASDVLRGYWAQRILWEIGGFAAVYPPTIQRVDKAQLYPFAEEKDLHVNVGRLIKFLVSWRSKKQTLFEKILHLSYAMAEEGFWTEQDLQFTVAWLQDLLAIGYQQPRLMSLELDRPRAKIGHGDTQEFIPKKLPSVHLGVEEVGTVTFEIGNLMRWRKYFGNVVLIMYCSGPVDRTALEWRLLYGRIFKTVIILSEQRNPDLTVEYGQLAEAYKYLPKVFNKFQGAEGFLFLQDDMILNYWNLLQADKEKPWITNKVPESWVSVSTEGKTSDWHVNQGTLVNQIVNKFPVHFQTSYKQSTTEGRLIICGSEIFYVPQRFVGDFIDLVEIIGDQRIHHKVAVPMIFLSMDAPENFDSSALATVVYKAGLSANDSFASYYTANVPAIYPLKVHHEYDFVKLIRVMASGDPLLQELV from the exons ATGCTGGTCCAAGACAGGGCAACCCCCAAATCTTCCAAGCCCTCCTCCCCCCCTCTCATCCTCCCCTCTTCCCACCATGGCGACCACCGCCGCTTCGCCCCAGCCAAGAGCCTCGACTTCTCCACCTGGGCTTTCGACAACCTCTACAAGATCCTGGCCGTGTGCTTCCTCGCCGCCACGGTCGCGGCTCTTTTCTTCCTTCGGAGCGCCGGTGACACCGCTGCCCTACTCTGCTTCGATAAGACCCGTTCCGCTTCCTCCTCCACCGGGGGCGGCATCCCCTACCCCCGGATCTCGTGGAATTCCGTCCCCCCCATCAAGCCCCTCGATCCCTCCGCCTCGCCGTACGCCTCCTTCCGCTCCGACCGCTGGATCGTCGTTTCCGTCTCCACCTACCCTACCGACTCTCTCCGTGCTCTGGCTAGGACCAAGGGCTGGCAGCTCCTCGCCGTGGGCAACTCCGCCACGCCCTCCGACTGGTCCTTCAAAGGCGCCATCTTCCTCTCCCTGGACCAGCAGGCTCGGCTTGGCTTCCGGACCGTCGACTACCTTCCTTACAACTCTTATGTCCGCAAATCTATCGGTTACCTGTATGCCATCCAACATGGTGCCAAAGTCATCTTCGACGCGGACGACCGTGCCGAGGTCGTGGGTGGCGACCTCGGCAAGCACTTCGATCTGGACCTTGTGGGAGAGGCTGCCGCCCCCAAGCACCCTATCCTCCTTCAGTACAGTCATGCCGATCCTAACCGCACGGTCGTGAACCCTTACGTCCACTTCGGGCAGCGATCCGTGTGGCCGAGGGGGCTGCCGCTGGAAAATGTCGGGGAGGTTGAGCGCGAGGCGTTCTACACCGAGGTTTACAGTGGCCGGCAGTTCATCCAACAGGGCCTTTCCAATGGTCTCCCTGATGTGGATTCCGTTTTCTACTTCACACGCAAGTCCTCAGGTCTGGAGTCGTTCGACATACGTTTCGATGACGACGCCCCCAAGGTTGCCCTGCCACAGGGCATGATGGTGCCTGTCAACTCCTTCAACACCATCTTCCATGCGCAAGCATTCTGGGGACTTATGCTTCCGGTCTCTATAAGCTCAATGGCTTCAGATGTGCTCAGGGGCTACTGGGCACAGAGAATCCTGTGGGAGATTGGTGGATTTGCGGCTGTCTACCCGCCGACCATCCAAAGGGTGGACAAGGCACAGTTGTACCCCTTCGCCGAGGAGAAGGACCTCCATGTGAACGTTGGGCGTCTCATTAAGTTTTTGGTATCCTGGAGGTCGAAGAAACAGACACTGTTCGAGAAGATCTTGCATCTGAGTTATGCGATGGCAGAGGAAGGGTTTTGGACAGAGCAGGACTTACAGTTCACAGTTGCCTGGCTGCAAGACTTGCTTGCCATTGGATACCAGCAGCCGAGGCTGATGTCCTTGGAGTTGGACCGACCAAGAGCAAAAATTGGGCATGGAGATACACAGGAATTTATTCCCAAGAAGCTACCATCAGTGCACCTTGGGGTGGAGGAGGTTGGGACTGTAACTTTTGAGATTGGGAATCTCATGAGGTGGAGAAAGTACTTTGGAAATGTCGTTCTTATCATGTATTGTAGTGGCCCTGTGGATCGTACAGCTCTAGAGTGGAGATTGCTCTATGGTAGGATATTTAAAACAGTTATCATTCTATCAGAACAGAGAAACCCAGATCTCACAGTAGAATATGGCCAATTAGCTGAAGCATACAA GTACTTGCCCAAGGTGTTTAACAAATTTCAAGGTGCAGAAGGATTTCTGTTTCTCCAAGATGATATGATTCTTAACTATTGGAACCTACTTCAAGCTGACAAGGAAAAGCCGTGGATAACGAATAAG GTCCCTGAATCATGGGTTTCCGTTTCCACTGAGGGAAAGACTTCAGATTGGCATGTAAATCAAGGAACTTTAGTTAACCAAATTGTAAACAAATTCCCAGTTCATTTTCAGACCAGTTACAAACAGAGTACGACAGAAGGCAGGCTCATCATCTGTGGCAGCGAGATATTCTATGTTCCTCAGAGATTTGTTGGCGATTTCATCGACCTCGTGGAAATCATAGGGGATCAACGTATTCATCACAAAGTTGCCGTGCCAATGATTTTTCTGTCTATGGATGCACCGGAGAATTTTGATTCTAGTGCTCTGGCGACGGTGGTTTACAAAGCAGGCCTGTCGGCTAATGATTCTTTCGCGAGTTACTATACCGCCAATGTACCTGCCATTTATCCACTCAAGGTGCATCATGAGTATGATTTTGTGAAGCTAATAAGAGTTATGGCTTCAGGTGACCCTCTTCTGCAGGAACTGGTATGA